The Candidatus Neomarinimicrobiota bacterium genome includes the window CCTTTCAAGCAAAGAATTCATATACCGCAATATCATGTTTGTACTTTGGCTGTCTGAAATAAAGTGGAGCTATCTGCGAACGCGGAAGCAGCAGATTTTGAGTCGTTTTCCGGCTGAGGACCTGATCCTGTTTGTCGAACCGATCGGAAAAGGATTGCCAAATCGATTCACCTTTATACATGAGCCTCCGGTACGTGTAATTACCGTTCCGCATATCCGAGCAGTGGCGAGTCCCTTGCTCAACAAGTTACTCGACAGCAAGTTTGTACGTTGGGGCCTTGAAAAGATCGCTGGTCTCTGGCTGGAAATAATCCTGCGGTCAGTTTCGGAAAAACCGGATATTATAGTCATATCCAATGTCTTCTGGTCGGGCAACGTAGCGGCCCTGAGAAAGCGCTGGCCGGAGCTGCCGGTGGTGTATGAGTGTAATGACAATCCCCTCGGCTTCCCCCGGACGCCAGCCTACAAAAGACACTATGTCCTTCAGACCATCGAAATAGCGGATCTGATCACTACACCCCACCTCGCCTGCATCCCGATTGATCCCGCTCCTTATCTTGAGAAAATAGCTATTGTCACCAATGGCGTTGATTTTAATCAGTTCAAGGAAGCACCGCCCAGGCTGCCCCTCGCTTCCCTTCCTCGTCCGATAATCATGTATACCGGGGCCCTTTCAGAATGGTTCGATTTTAACCTTGTTAAGCGGGCTGCCGACGTCTATTCGGCTGCCTCTATTGTGCTTATCGGGCCTATTGCCAGCACCGTGCAAGCGCAGGCGCAATCTCTGCTGGTAATGCCAAACGTCAACTACATTCCACCCGTAGCTTACGGCAGCGTAAAAGACTATCTCCACGCGGCGGATGTTTGTATAATACCCTTTGTAGCCAATGAATTGACCCGACCGGTCGTACCCAACAAGTTTTTTGAGTATGCTGCCGCTGGGAAAACCACGGTAGTCGGGCATTTCAATCCCGATCTTAAGGAGTTTGCGCGCTGGGCTTACATCGCCGAATCGGAAGATGATTTCATCGATAAATTAGCTAAAGCGTTGGACTCTCCGCTGCCAGCGCGAGAAGTTCAGCAAATGGCATCAAAATACGATTGGAATGCTATCAGCAGAACATTTCGGGAGCATTTGATGACATTGATCGCAGGCCCTTCACCAGGCAGTTCCAGCCAGTGATCGCAAAAGAGATGCCCGAGAGGAGGTGACTATGAAAACGACCGGCATGTTAAAGGTCAAGCCCTGGATGTGGGCGATTATTATCCTTCTGGCAGCTGGCCTGGTGCTTTATTATGAACTTTTTTTCGGCGGCTACATCTTTGCCGGACCCGATTCTCTGGCGCCGTCAGCGACCAGTGCCGGTATTCGGGCGGTGGAGCGGGAAACCGGGAAGATTCCGCTCTGGATGCCGTGGCTATTCTCCGGCATGCCGACGATCCACTCCTTCACCTACATCTCGATCCTTTATCTGCCTAATGCCGTGCTGGGGCTGCTGTCGCCAATCCTCCCGGCTATTTCCAGCTACTTACTGCACCTCATCTTTGCCGGTTTTGGCTGCTTCCTGCTATTGCGGCGCCTGGGTGGCAGTTTCTACGCCAGCCTGCTGGGCGGGACCGGCTTCATGCTCATGCCTTATCTCAATACGATGCTGGTGCATGGACACGGCAGCCAGATGATGACCCTGGTCTACCTGCCATGGTTGATCTGGGGCCTTATGCGGCTTTACGATCGAACCACCCTCGCATCGGCGGCCCTGCTGGGCCTGCTGGTAGGCATGCAGCT containing:
- a CDS encoding glycosyltransferase; the protein is MSRFPAEDLILFVEPIGKGLPNRFTFIHEPPVRVITVPHIRAVASPLLNKLLDSKFVRWGLEKIAGLWLEIILRSVSEKPDIIVISNVFWSGNVAALRKRWPELPVVYECNDNPLGFPRTPAYKRHYVLQTIEIADLITTPHLACIPIDPAPYLEKIAIVTNGVDFNQFKEAPPRLPLASLPRPIIMYTGALSEWFDFNLVKRAADVYSAASIVLIGPIASTVQAQAQSLLVMPNVNYIPPVAYGSVKDYLHAADVCIIPFVANELTRPVVPNKFFEYAAAGKTTVVGHFNPDLKEFARWAYIAESEDDFIDKLAKALDSPLPAREVQQMASKYDWNAISRTFREHLMTLIAGPSPGSSSQ